The Primulina tabacum isolate GXHZ01 chromosome 16, ASM2559414v2, whole genome shotgun sequence genome window below encodes:
- the LOC142529644 gene encoding delta-1-pyrroline-5-carboxylate dehydrogenase 12A1, mitochondrial-like isoform X1 has protein sequence MYGSLGFRILKSKAPQHAFGNGFGTYNSSRFIHKLPFATVEVEEISGAQPAEVMNLVQGSWTRSSNWNTILDPLNGESFIKVAEVDEKGILPFVESLSQCPKHGLHNPFKVPERYLMLGDVTAKAANKLSLPEVSDFFAKLIQRVAPKSYQQALGEVVVTQKFLENFCGDQVRFLARSFSVPGNHLGQHSHGFRWPYGPVAIITPFNFPLEIPVLQLMGALYMGNKPLLKVDSKVCIVMEQMIRLLHHCGLPKEDVDYINSDGNTMNKLLMEAKPRMTLFTGSSRVAEKLAVDLKGRIKLEDAGFDWKILGPDVQEEDYVAWVCDQDAYACSGQKCSAQSMLFMHENWSKTSLVSKLNDLAARRKLEDLTIGPVLTFTTEAMLDHTNKLLKIKGSKLLFGGEALHNHSIPAVYGAIKPTAVFIPLTEILKDDNYELVTKEIFGPFQILTEYKQDQLPLVLNILERMHAHLTAAIVSNDPLFLQEVIGHSVNGTTYAGLRARTTGAPQNHWFGPAGDPRGAGIGTPEAIKLVWSCHREVIYDLGPLPEKWEIPKAT, from the exons ATGTACGGATCACTGGGATTCAGGATTTTGAAAAGCAAAGCGCCCCAACATGCTTTCGGGAATGGGTTCGGCACGTATAATTCTTCGAG ATTCATTCATAAGTTACCTTTTGCCACCGTGGAGGTTGAGGAAATATCAGGTGCTCAGCCTGCAGAAGTGATGAATTTGG TGCAGGGAAGTTGGACTAGATCTTCTAATTGGAATACTATTTTGGATCCATTAAATGGAGAATCTTTTATTAAGGTCGCCGAAGTAGATGAAAAGGGAATACTT CCTTTTGTGGAGAGCTTGTCCCAGTGCCCCAAGCATGGTTTACACAATCCTTTTAAAGTGCCAGAAAG GTATCTCATGCTTGGAGATGTAACAGCAAAAGCAGCCAACAAGCTCTCTCTTCCAGAG GTTTCGGACTTCTTTGCTAAATTGATACAAAGAGTGGCTCCAAAAAGTTACCAGCAAGCACTTGGTGAAGTTGTTGTCACTCAAAAATTTCTCGAGAATTTCTGTGGTGATCAG GTTCGCTTCCTAGCTAGATCGTTTTCAGTACCTGGAAATCATCTTGGTCAGCATAGCCATGGTTTTCGGTGGCCTTACGGTCCT GTGGCAATTATTACTCCCTTCAATTTTCCTTTAGAAATTCCTGTGCTTCAGCTGATGGGTGCGCTCTACATGGGGAACAAGCCTCTGCTTAAAGTTGATAGCAAG GTCTGCATAGTTATGGAACAAATGATTCGACTATTGCATCATTGTGGATTGCCTAAGGAAGACGTTGATTACATAAATTCTGATGGGAATACAATGAACAAACTTCTCATGGAG GCAAAACCACGGATGACTCTCTTCACCGGAAGTTCAAGAGTGGCCGAGAAATTGGCTGTTGACCTCAAGGGTCGTATCAAGTTGGAAGATGCTGGCTTCGACTGGAAGATTCTTGGCCCTGATGTTCAGGAG GAAGATTATGTTGCATGGGTCTGTGATCAAGATGCGTATGCATGTAGCGGTCAAAAATGCTCTGCACAATCCATGTTGTTCATGCATGAG AACTGGTCTAAAACTTCACTCGTTAGTAAATTGAATGATCTTGCTGCTAGAAGGAAACTCGAAGATTTAACAATTGGTCCTGTCCTTACT TTTACAACAGAAGCAATGCTCGATCATACAAACAAATTGCTTAAGATAAAGGGATCGAAGCTTTTATTCGGTGGTGAAGCTTTACATAACCATTCTATTCCAGCAGTATATGGTGCCATTAAACCCACCGCTGTATTTATTCCACTCACAGAAATATTGAAGGATGATAATTATGAGTTGGTAACAAAAGAAATTTTTGGTCCGTTCCAA ATTCTCACGGAATACAAACAAGACCAACTTCCTTTGGTGTTGAACATTCTTGAAAGAATGCATGCACATTTGACAGCTGCGATAGTTTCAAATGATCCTCTATTCTTACAA GAAGTTATAGGTCATTCGGTTAATGGAACTACATATGCTGGTTTGAGGGCAAGAACAACTGGGGCCCCTCAAAACCACTG GTTTGGTCCGGCAGGTGATCCGAGGGGTGCAGGGATAGGGACTCCAGAAGCTATAAAGCTTGTTTGGTCGTGCCATCGGGAAGTCATTTACGACCTTGGCCCTCTGCCTGAAAAATGGGAAATTCCTAAGGCAACCTGA
- the LOC142529644 gene encoding delta-1-pyrroline-5-carboxylate dehydrogenase 12A1, mitochondrial-like isoform X2, with translation MIQSRAHLVGSWTRSSNWNTILDPLNGESFIKVAEVDEKGILPFVESLSQCPKHGLHNPFKVPERYLMLGDVTAKAANKLSLPEVSDFFAKLIQRVAPKSYQQALGEVVVTQKFLENFCGDQVRFLARSFSVPGNHLGQHSHGFRWPYGPVAIITPFNFPLEIPVLQLMGALYMGNKPLLKVDSKVCIVMEQMIRLLHHCGLPKEDVDYINSDGNTMNKLLMEAKPRMTLFTGSSRVAEKLAVDLKGRIKLEDAGFDWKILGPDVQEEDYVAWVCDQDAYACSGQKCSAQSMLFMHENWSKTSLVSKLNDLAARRKLEDLTIGPVLTFTTEAMLDHTNKLLKIKGSKLLFGGEALHNHSIPAVYGAIKPTAVFIPLTEILKDDNYELVTKEIFGPFQILTEYKQDQLPLVLNILERMHAHLTAAIVSNDPLFLQEVIGHSVNGTTYAGLRARTTGAPQNHWFGPAGDPRGAGIGTPEAIKLVWSCHREVIYDLGPLPEKWEIPKAT, from the exons ATGATCCAAAGCAGAGCTCATTTAGTT GGAAGTTGGACTAGATCTTCTAATTGGAATACTATTTTGGATCCATTAAATGGAGAATCTTTTATTAAGGTCGCCGAAGTAGATGAAAAGGGAATACTT CCTTTTGTGGAGAGCTTGTCCCAGTGCCCCAAGCATGGTTTACACAATCCTTTTAAAGTGCCAGAAAG GTATCTCATGCTTGGAGATGTAACAGCAAAAGCAGCCAACAAGCTCTCTCTTCCAGAG GTTTCGGACTTCTTTGCTAAATTGATACAAAGAGTGGCTCCAAAAAGTTACCAGCAAGCACTTGGTGAAGTTGTTGTCACTCAAAAATTTCTCGAGAATTTCTGTGGTGATCAG GTTCGCTTCCTAGCTAGATCGTTTTCAGTACCTGGAAATCATCTTGGTCAGCATAGCCATGGTTTTCGGTGGCCTTACGGTCCT GTGGCAATTATTACTCCCTTCAATTTTCCTTTAGAAATTCCTGTGCTTCAGCTGATGGGTGCGCTCTACATGGGGAACAAGCCTCTGCTTAAAGTTGATAGCAAG GTCTGCATAGTTATGGAACAAATGATTCGACTATTGCATCATTGTGGATTGCCTAAGGAAGACGTTGATTACATAAATTCTGATGGGAATACAATGAACAAACTTCTCATGGAG GCAAAACCACGGATGACTCTCTTCACCGGAAGTTCAAGAGTGGCCGAGAAATTGGCTGTTGACCTCAAGGGTCGTATCAAGTTGGAAGATGCTGGCTTCGACTGGAAGATTCTTGGCCCTGATGTTCAGGAG GAAGATTATGTTGCATGGGTCTGTGATCAAGATGCGTATGCATGTAGCGGTCAAAAATGCTCTGCACAATCCATGTTGTTCATGCATGAG AACTGGTCTAAAACTTCACTCGTTAGTAAATTGAATGATCTTGCTGCTAGAAGGAAACTCGAAGATTTAACAATTGGTCCTGTCCTTACT TTTACAACAGAAGCAATGCTCGATCATACAAACAAATTGCTTAAGATAAAGGGATCGAAGCTTTTATTCGGTGGTGAAGCTTTACATAACCATTCTATTCCAGCAGTATATGGTGCCATTAAACCCACCGCTGTATTTATTCCACTCACAGAAATATTGAAGGATGATAATTATGAGTTGGTAACAAAAGAAATTTTTGGTCCGTTCCAA ATTCTCACGGAATACAAACAAGACCAACTTCCTTTGGTGTTGAACATTCTTGAAAGAATGCATGCACATTTGACAGCTGCGATAGTTTCAAATGATCCTCTATTCTTACAA GAAGTTATAGGTCATTCGGTTAATGGAACTACATATGCTGGTTTGAGGGCAAGAACAACTGGGGCCCCTCAAAACCACTG GTTTGGTCCGGCAGGTGATCCGAGGGGTGCAGGGATAGGGACTCCAGAAGCTATAAAGCTTGTTTGGTCGTGCCATCGGGAAGTCATTTACGACCTTGGCCCTCTGCCTGAAAAATGGGAAATTCCTAAGGCAACCTGA